In Vibrio celticus, one genomic interval encodes:
- the ubiD gene encoding 4-hydroxy-3-polyprenylbenzoate decarboxylase, giving the protein MSFKDLRDFIDHLESIGQLKRISHPVDPDYEMTEISDRTLRAGGPALLFENPVGYDMPVLTNLFGTPNRVAIGMGRQEVKELREVGKLLAYLKEPEPPKGFKDALDKLPVFKQVLNMPAKRLRKAACQQVVWQGDDVDLDKIPVMSCWADDVAPLLTWGLTVTRGPNKKRQNLGIYRQQKIGKNKIIMRWLAHRGGALDLRDWMETNPGKPFPVSVAFGADPATILGAVTPVPDSLSEYAFAGLLRGSKTEVVKSISNDLEVPASAEIVMEGYIDPNEFADEGPYGDHTGYYNEKEKHHVFTITHVTMRENPIYHSTYTGRPPDEPAVLGVALNEVFVPILQKQFPEIEDFYLPPEGCSYRMAVVTMKKQYPGHAKRVMMGVWSFLRQFMYTKFVLVCDEDVNARDWSQVTAAMCEHMDPSRDSLMIENTPIDSLDFASPVVGLGSKMGLDITKKWDAELALSPDVQTAPVNSEHIEGSLAELTKVHPEIIDIHLQNDNASMVVVSIEKQAAGNGKKIMEAVWSQFDENKFVIVCDGDVNVSDWNDIIWAVTTRMDPARDTLFLQNETGHSKMGLDATNKWEGECLREWGVPITKDPDVVKKIDSIWEQLGIS; this is encoded by the coding sequence ATGAGTTTTAAAGATTTACGTGATTTTATCGACCATCTTGAAAGTATTGGTCAGTTGAAACGCATTTCTCACCCAGTCGATCCAGACTACGAAATGACCGAGATTAGCGACCGTACTCTACGTGCTGGTGGCCCGGCTCTTTTGTTTGAAAATCCAGTAGGCTATGACATGCCCGTTTTGACCAATCTATTTGGTACACCTAATCGGGTTGCTATTGGTATGGGGCGTCAAGAAGTCAAAGAACTGCGTGAAGTGGGCAAGTTGCTTGCTTACCTAAAAGAACCTGAGCCACCAAAAGGTTTTAAAGACGCTCTTGATAAACTGCCTGTATTTAAGCAAGTCTTAAACATGCCGGCTAAACGCCTTCGCAAAGCGGCTTGCCAACAAGTGGTATGGCAAGGCGATGACGTCGACCTAGATAAAATTCCCGTGATGAGCTGTTGGGCTGACGATGTCGCACCATTGCTAACATGGGGTTTAACGGTTACTCGTGGTCCAAACAAGAAACGCCAAAACTTAGGCATCTATCGTCAGCAGAAGATCGGTAAGAATAAAATCATCATGCGTTGGTTAGCCCACCGTGGTGGAGCGCTGGATCTGCGTGATTGGATGGAAACCAACCCAGGGAAACCATTCCCAGTATCGGTAGCGTTTGGTGCTGATCCTGCCACCATTCTTGGTGCGGTTACGCCAGTGCCGGATAGTTTATCTGAGTACGCGTTTGCAGGCTTACTACGTGGTAGTAAAACTGAAGTCGTTAAATCAATCAGCAACGACTTAGAAGTTCCTGCAAGTGCAGAAATCGTGATGGAAGGTTACATCGACCCGAATGAATTCGCAGATGAAGGGCCTTACGGAGATCATACTGGTTACTACAACGAGAAAGAAAAGCACCATGTGTTTACTATTACTCATGTAACCATGCGCGAGAACCCTATCTATCACAGCACCTATACTGGCCGTCCACCTGATGAGCCAGCGGTATTGGGTGTTGCGCTAAATGAAGTGTTTGTGCCTATTCTTCAAAAGCAGTTCCCAGAGATTGAAGATTTCTATCTACCGCCTGAAGGTTGTTCGTACCGAATGGCAGTAGTGACCATGAAGAAGCAATACCCAGGTCACGCTAAGCGAGTGATGATGGGTGTATGGTCTTTCTTACGCCAATTCATGTACACCAAATTTGTATTGGTGTGTGATGAAGATGTGAATGCACGTGATTGGTCTCAAGTAACCGCAGCGATGTGCGAACATATGGATCCGTCACGCGATAGCCTGATGATAGAGAACACGCCGATCGATTCATTGGATTTTGCCTCACCTGTGGTTGGGTTGGGTTCTAAGATGGGTCTAGATATCACTAAGAAGTGGGACGCAGAGTTAGCGTTATCACCAGATGTCCAAACAGCACCTGTAAATAGTGAACATATAGAAGGTAGCTTGGCTGAGTTAACCAAGGTTCATCCTGAAATTATTGATATTCATTTGCAAAACGACAATGCCAGCATGGTTGTGGTGTCTATTGAAAAGCAAGCTGCCGGTAATGGTAAGAAAATCATGGAAGCGGTTTGGTCTCAATTTGATGAGAACAAGTTTGTTATCGTGTGTGACGGTGATGTCAACGTGAGTGATTGGAATGACATCATTTGGGCTGTAACGACCAGAATGGATCCGGCGAGAGATACGTTATTCCTGCAGAACGAAACTGGACACTCAAAAATGGGCCTCGATGCGACCAATAAGTGGGAAGGTGAATGCCTGCGTGAGTGGGGTGTACCAATCACAAAAGATCCTGATGTTGTGAAAAAGATTGATAGCATCTGGGAACAGCTAGGAATTTCATGA
- a CDS encoding 2Fe-2S iron-sulfur cluster-binding protein, with protein sequence MSYQVVLYPENISFTVEKGQTVLDAALNSDIYFPNRCQVGACAMCMCKKLEGQVSYHLEPMLTEKEQQQGWIFACQAFAESNLVLTFAD encoded by the coding sequence ATGAGCTACCAAGTAGTCTTATACCCAGAAAACATCAGTTTCACAGTAGAAAAAGGGCAAACGGTCTTGGATGCTGCGCTCAACAGCGATATCTATTTCCCAAACCGTTGCCAAGTTGGCGCATGCGCAATGTGTATGTGCAAAAAATTAGAAGGGCAAGTGAGTTACCACCTTGAACCCATGCTCACAGAGAAAGAGCAGCAACAGGGCTGGATTTTTGCTTGCCAAGCATTTGCAGAAAGTAATTTAGTTCTAACCTTTGCCGATTAA
- the fre gene encoding NAD(P)H-flavin reductase has translation MTIKCKVKSIEPLACNTYQILLHPETPVAFKAGQYLMVEMGEKDKRPFSIASSPCRHEGELELHIGAAEHNAYALEVVEAMKKAQAEDGDIAIDAPHGDAWIKEESDRPLLLIAGGTGFSYVRSILDHCIAQNSSKEIYLYWGAKDECQLYAKEELVGIAEKHSNVHFVPVVEEAPEIWHGQTGNVLEAITQSFESLADFDIYIAGRFEMAGAARDLFTQNKEAKRDHMYADAYAFI, from the coding sequence ATGACTATTAAATGTAAAGTGAAGTCTATCGAGCCTTTGGCTTGTAATACTTACCAAATCCTACTTCACCCAGAAACACCGGTCGCTTTTAAAGCGGGCCAGTACCTAATGGTTGAAATGGGCGAGAAAGATAAGCGCCCATTCTCTATCGCAAGTAGCCCTTGCCGCCACGAAGGTGAGCTTGAGCTGCACATTGGTGCTGCCGAGCACAACGCTTACGCACTAGAAGTGGTTGAAGCGATGAAGAAGGCACAAGCTGAAGATGGCGATATTGCGATTGATGCTCCACACGGAGATGCTTGGATCAAAGAAGAAAGCGATCGCCCTCTATTACTTATTGCTGGTGGTACTGGCTTCAGCTACGTGCGTTCTATTCTTGATCACTGCATCGCGCAAAATAGCTCGAAAGAGATCTACCTATACTGGGGCGCAAAAGATGAGTGCCAGCTGTATGCGAAAGAAGAGCTGGTTGGCATTGCAGAAAAGCATAGCAATGTGCACTTTGTACCGGTAGTAGAAGAAGCACCGGAAATTTGGCACGGCCAAACAGGTAATGTGCTTGAGGCTATCACGCAAAGTTTCGAATCATTAGCTGATTTCGATATCTATATTGCGGGTCGTTTTGAAATGGCTGGCGCTGCAAGAGACCTATTTACTCAGAATAAAGAAGCAAAGCGTGACCATATGTACGCTGATGCTTACGCATTTATCTAA
- a CDS encoding heme biosynthesis protein HemY, whose amino-acid sequence MIRWIFLFLVLGAGLIVGTQFSGQQGYVLISIANKTIEMSVTTLVIFVIALLAALFGLEYLFKKLMYASSTTWNWFSVRKLKRSRRYTNEGIIKLLEGDWKGAEKKVTRWANHHDMPLLCYLVASQAAHEQGNTSERDKYIELASQQDDSLLAVELTKAKQQISESNYEAAFDTLSTLKGTYPNNTAVLGLLKATYLQLKLWQPLLELTPKLVKNKLLTADEQRELEQKAQCGLLHDVAQQQGSEGLISHWNKLSRKQKQSSHLVSCFVKQLIARKADSEAFTVIKENIAKNGSNELYMLLPELNLADHHPVVVMLERAISKDSGNAEAHSALAQFYLREQKWAEAQSHFEKALALRSNISDYGYLSDALEKQNLTKAAHEVSRKALALVQPA is encoded by the coding sequence ATGATTCGTTGGATTTTTCTTTTTCTCGTTCTAGGTGCTGGGTTAATTGTTGGAACTCAGTTCTCTGGTCAACAAGGCTACGTTCTGATCTCAATTGCGAATAAGACCATTGAGATGAGCGTAACTACACTGGTTATCTTTGTCATTGCTCTTCTAGCGGCTCTATTCGGCTTAGAGTACCTATTTAAAAAGCTTATGTACGCAAGCTCGACAACTTGGAACTGGTTCAGTGTTCGTAAGCTGAAACGCTCTCGTCGTTATACCAATGAAGGCATTATCAAGCTACTTGAAGGTGACTGGAAAGGCGCTGAGAAGAAAGTAACTCGTTGGGCTAACCATCACGACATGCCTCTACTTTGTTATTTAGTCGCTTCTCAAGCGGCACACGAACAAGGTAATACAAGTGAGCGTGATAAGTACATCGAGCTTGCTAGCCAACAGGACGACTCTCTACTGGCGGTAGAGCTAACTAAAGCTAAACAGCAAATCAGCGAGTCAAACTACGAAGCTGCATTCGATACACTTTCTACCCTAAAAGGCACATACCCTAATAACACTGCTGTGCTTGGCCTGTTAAAAGCCACTTACTTGCAACTGAAGTTATGGCAGCCTTTGCTAGAGTTAACGCCTAAATTAGTTAAGAACAAGCTTCTAACAGCTGATGAACAACGTGAATTAGAACAGAAAGCACAATGTGGATTACTTCATGATGTAGCTCAACAACAAGGTAGCGAAGGTTTAATCAGCCATTGGAACAAGCTTTCAAGAAAGCAGAAACAAAGCTCTCACCTTGTTTCCTGCTTTGTGAAGCAACTGATCGCTCGTAAAGCTGACTCAGAAGCCTTCACAGTGATCAAAGAGAACATTGCAAAGAATGGTTCAAATGAGCTCTACATGTTGCTTCCAGAGCTGAACTTAGCCGATCACCACCCAGTAGTGGTCATGCTAGAGCGTGCTATCAGTAAAGACAGTGGTAATGCCGAAGCACACAGCGCGCTGGCTCAGTTCTACCTAAGAGAGCAGAAGTGGGCGGAAGCGCAAAGCCACTTTGAGAAAGCCCTAGCACTTCGATCAAATATTTCAGATTACGGATACCTATCTGACGCACTAGAGAAGCAAAACTTAACGAAAGCAGCTCACGAGGTTTCTCGTAAAGCGCTCGCTCTAGTTCAGCCCGCTTAA
- a CDS encoding uroporphyrinogen-III C-methyltransferase yields the protein MTSKKNNEHIEPEKKQDTQPVVVENEKADSTETKQPEQKLDASASNTAKNEQPQAEHKEQIEKAEKQGKRGVKLGAIAIAISIIFSGGIAFQMQQKSSEYSAQIAALQAQLQNTQSAVNKDLQTIKQETIQEASHAVEKTQVVQSQQQKSIQSLQLAVADVKGRRPNDWLLAEADYLVKLAGRKLFLEHDAVSATKLMESADQRIAALNDPSLVSLRQSMTNDITKLRTIPLIDRDGLVLRITSLQQQVDTLPLANAILPEAAVVEKKAVSQDINDWQNNLMTSMKDFSENFITFRSRDGEVIPLLSPEQHFYLRENIKGKLETAIRAVYKEQGELYSAALNTASEWSKAYLNQDNNSVIEFEKAIKQLSEQNISVKYPVKLESQNELSDVIRERLRREVTVMTTEEK from the coding sequence ATGACAAGCAAAAAAAATAATGAGCATATTGAACCTGAAAAGAAACAAGATACTCAGCCAGTAGTTGTTGAAAACGAAAAAGCTGACTCTACAGAGACAAAACAACCTGAACAGAAGCTTGATGCCTCTGCTTCAAATACCGCTAAAAATGAGCAGCCTCAAGCTGAGCATAAAGAGCAAATAGAGAAAGCAGAAAAGCAAGGTAAGCGCGGTGTCAAACTAGGCGCTATTGCGATCGCGATTTCAATTATCTTCAGTGGCGGTATCGCATTTCAAATGCAGCAAAAGAGCTCTGAATACTCGGCTCAAATCGCTGCTCTTCAAGCGCAACTGCAAAATACCCAATCTGCAGTAAATAAAGACCTACAAACCATCAAGCAAGAGACTATCCAAGAAGCGTCACACGCGGTGGAGAAAACTCAAGTCGTACAGTCTCAACAGCAGAAGAGCATTCAAAGCCTGCAGTTAGCAGTGGCTGACGTGAAAGGGCGCCGCCCGAATGACTGGTTACTTGCCGAAGCCGATTACCTTGTGAAACTAGCAGGACGTAAACTGTTCCTAGAGCATGATGCCGTTAGTGCAACCAAGTTAATGGAAAGTGCCGATCAACGTATCGCAGCACTGAATGACCCGAGCTTAGTATCACTGCGTCAATCAATGACCAATGACATTACCAAGCTTCGCACTATTCCTCTAATCGACCGTGACGGCTTAGTTCTGCGAATCACAAGCCTGCAACAGCAAGTCGATACACTGCCGCTTGCCAATGCGATTCTTCCGGAAGCTGCGGTTGTTGAGAAAAAAGCGGTATCGCAAGATATTAATGATTGGCAGAACAACCTGATGACGTCGATGAAAGACTTCTCAGAAAACTTCATTACCTTCCGTAGTCGTGATGGCGAAGTTATCCCTCTACTATCACCAGAACAGCACTTCTACCTGCGTGAAAACATCAAAGGTAAATTAGAAACCGCGATTCGCGCCGTCTACAAAGAACAAGGTGAACTCTATAGCGCAGCTCTTAATACCGCGAGCGAATGGTCGAAAGCGTATCTAAACCAGGATAACAACTCAGTGATTGAATTTGAGAAAGCGATTAAACAGCTAAGTGAACAGAATATCTCTGTGAAATACCCTGTAAAGCTTGAGTCTCAAAATGAGTTGTCAGATGTAATACGTGAGCGCCTACGTCGTGAAGTCACCGTTATGACCACGGAGGAAAAATAA
- a CDS encoding uroporphyrinogen-III synthase, giving the protein MTVLVTRPGSEGQSLCQQLADEGVQAIHHPLIRIVDNPNSADLSTQLNNSDIIIAVSHHAVAAAQNILSKTSSTWPTSPLYLGVGQKTAHVLSKVCKQKVNYPQVSDSEHLLKLTELNGVENKSILILRGNGGRELIRDSLLNRGAQVSYCETYRREYIPISDHNTYQTWINKKTSKVVITSQEQLEYLCSITPDEYLAWLSTRHLFVPSQRIVERAQQLGFSNVTNTHSATNQILLAALRP; this is encoded by the coding sequence ATGACAGTGTTGGTGACTCGTCCCGGTTCAGAGGGACAATCGCTTTGCCAACAACTAGCGGATGAAGGGGTTCAAGCAATCCATCATCCGCTGATTCGTATCGTGGATAATCCCAACTCTGCGGATTTAAGCACCCAGCTTAATAACAGCGATATCATTATTGCAGTCAGTCACCACGCCGTGGCGGCTGCCCAAAACATCCTTTCGAAAACCTCATCCACTTGGCCTACTTCGCCGCTTTATCTTGGCGTTGGTCAAAAAACTGCGCACGTTTTAAGCAAAGTCTGTAAACAAAAAGTAAACTATCCTCAAGTTAGTGATAGTGAACATCTTCTTAAACTTACTGAACTTAATGGCGTAGAAAATAAGTCCATTTTGATACTACGTGGCAATGGTGGGCGTGAGCTCATTAGAGATTCTCTACTCAATCGAGGTGCACAAGTCTCTTATTGTGAGACCTACCGTAGAGAATATATTCCTATTAGCGACCACAATACCTATCAAACATGGATAAACAAAAAAACGTCCAAAGTTGTCATCACTAGTCAGGAACAATTGGAGTATCTCTGCTCAATTACCCCTGATGAGTATTTGGCTTGGCTTTCAACAAGACATCTATTTGTCCCAAGCCAGCGCATTGTAGAACGAGCACAACAACTCGGCTTCTCGAATGTGACCAATACTCACAGTGCTACGAACCAAATATTACTGGCTGCTCTCCGGCCCTAG
- the hemC gene encoding hydroxymethylbilane synthase, protein MTNSAPIRIATRKSPLALWQAYFVRDALQAAHPGLEVELVTMVTKGDIILDTPLAKVGGKGLFVKELEVAMLEGRADLAVHSMKDVPVDFPEGLGLVTICEREDPRDAFVSNTYNNIDELPQGAVVGTCSLRRQCQLLEYRPDLIIKELRGNVGTRLGKLDDGQYDAIVLAAAGLKRLELEERIRSFIKPEQSLPAVGQGAVGIECRLDDERLIKLLEPLNHKDTADRVLCERAMNLTLEGGCQVPIGSYSLLDGENIWLRALVGEPDGSKMVRGEISGPRKDAEALGVTLANQLLDDGAREILTKLYADQE, encoded by the coding sequence ATGACAAATTCAGCACCAATCCGTATCGCGACCAGAAAAAGCCCTCTTGCCCTTTGGCAGGCATACTTTGTAAGGGATGCACTGCAAGCTGCTCACCCTGGTTTAGAGGTTGAGTTGGTAACTATGGTGACCAAAGGTGACATCATCCTAGACACTCCGCTTGCTAAAGTGGGTGGTAAAGGACTGTTCGTTAAAGAACTTGAAGTAGCAATGCTAGAAGGTCGTGCTGACCTAGCCGTTCACTCAATGAAAGATGTACCTGTCGACTTCCCTGAAGGTCTAGGTCTGGTAACAATTTGTGAGCGCGAAGATCCGCGTGACGCTTTCGTATCAAACACTTACAACAACATCGACGAACTCCCACAAGGTGCTGTCGTGGGTACGTGCAGTCTGCGTCGCCAATGCCAACTGTTAGAATACCGCCCTGACCTCATCATCAAAGAGCTGCGCGGCAACGTTGGTACTCGTCTAGGTAAACTCGATGATGGTCAATACGATGCGATCGTACTGGCTGCTGCAGGTCTTAAACGTCTAGAGCTAGAAGAGCGTATTCGTAGCTTCATCAAACCAGAGCAGTCTCTCCCTGCTGTTGGCCAAGGCGCTGTTGGTATTGAGTGTCGCCTTGATGACGAGCGTCTGATTAAACTCCTTGAACCACTGAATCATAAAGACACGGCTGATCGTGTACTGTGCGAACGTGCAATGAACCTTACCCTAGAAGGTGGCTGTCAGGTTCCTATCGGCAGCTACTCATTATTAGATGGCGAAAACATCTGGCTACGTGCATTAGTTGGTGAACCGGACGGTTCTAAAATGGTTCGTGGTGAGATCTCTGGCCCTCGCAAAGATGCAGAAGCACTTGGCGTGACTCTGGCAAATCAATTGCTGGATGATGGTGCGAGAGAAATCTTAACCAAGCTCTACGCTGACCAAGAATAA
- a CDS encoding class I adenylate cyclase: MQAYTQTLIQRLDNLNQQRIDRALALMNVQGQRVFNLIPALLHFNHPMMPGYYDQQVPFGIRSFTLNEFQKQFASDTELTLGGKLTEADEPAILGLYTMGSTSSIGQSTSSDLDIWVCVSPDMDGASRDSLTNKCLLITDWAETLGVEANFFLMDEERFRSNHSEEMTGDNCGSSQHLLLLDEFYRSAVRLAGQRLLWQIIPPEMEECYDEYVQGLCQDGYLDCSQWIDFGKLNRIPAEEYFGSNLWQLYKSIDSPYKSVLKAILLEAYSWEYPNTQLLSIDTKRRFFADEPDLYGMDSYYLMLEKVTRYLERINDHTRLDLVRRCFYLKTHEKLSRDAGIGSVAWRREALTEMTKSWNWGHETIAELDNRRNWKVEQVKVVHHALLDALMLSYRNLIQFARRNDITSAISPQDISILARKLYAAFEVLPGKVTLLNPQISPDLHEPDLSFIEVRQGQSNKAGWYLYKQPLVAHRILGQPSLEHHEYLSKLVAWSFFNGLITESTRLHSVVRDAHIDIDKFYQMVSDLRNTFSLRKRRPSMQALASPCEISQLAMFINFENDPTSELSGRALKVDLKNADIFSFGEEGKSLVGSVDLVYRNSWHEVRTLHFQGDTAMLDALKTVLGKMHQDALPPESVDVFCYSKNLRGVMRNMVYQLLAECIDLRLKPIEPEKRRRFKAIRLANKMFGLFFERRGVSVQMLENSVDFYRSISTNKLKGSPLLMLDKEQEYQLPEVVDGFASEGLIQFFFEDTDKGFNIYVLDESNQVEVYHQYSGEKDEMIASVNSFYTSVKDESKMSSKLINFNLPQYYQIVHPEEGNSYVVPYRNDAILASRSSKIVNI, translated from the coding sequence TTGCAGGCTTACACTCAAACTTTGATTCAACGATTAGACAATCTAAATCAGCAGCGCATTGATCGTGCGTTGGCGTTGATGAATGTGCAAGGCCAGCGAGTATTCAACCTTATTCCCGCACTGCTTCACTTCAATCACCCGATGATGCCTGGTTATTATGACCAACAAGTTCCTTTTGGAATTCGTAGCTTCACGCTTAATGAATTCCAAAAGCAATTTGCCTCTGATACCGAATTAACGCTGGGTGGCAAACTCACCGAAGCTGATGAACCTGCAATCCTTGGCTTGTACACCATGGGTAGTACTTCTTCTATTGGTCAAAGCACTTCAAGTGATCTTGATATCTGGGTGTGTGTTTCCCCGGATATGGATGGCGCATCTCGCGATAGCCTAACCAACAAGTGTCTCTTGATTACTGATTGGGCTGAAACCTTAGGGGTTGAAGCGAACTTCTTCTTGATGGATGAAGAGCGTTTCCGTTCGAACCATTCAGAAGAGATGACAGGCGATAACTGTGGTTCTTCACAGCATTTATTACTGCTTGATGAGTTCTATCGCTCTGCGGTTCGTTTAGCTGGTCAGCGTTTGTTGTGGCAAATCATTCCGCCAGAAATGGAAGAGTGTTACGACGAGTATGTTCAAGGCTTGTGTCAGGATGGTTATCTTGATTGCTCGCAGTGGATCGATTTCGGCAAGCTGAATCGTATTCCCGCTGAAGAGTACTTTGGTTCAAACCTTTGGCAGCTCTATAAGAGTATCGACTCACCGTATAAATCGGTTTTGAAGGCGATCCTGTTAGAGGCCTATTCGTGGGAATACCCAAACACCCAACTGCTGAGTATTGATACCAAGCGCCGCTTCTTTGCGGATGAACCGGATCTGTATGGCATGGATAGCTACTATCTGATGCTTGAAAAGGTAACGCGCTATCTAGAACGCATTAACGACCACACTCGATTGGACTTGGTAAGACGCTGTTTTTATCTTAAGACCCACGAGAAGTTGTCACGAGATGCGGGCATTGGTTCTGTTGCGTGGCGTCGTGAAGCCTTGACTGAGATGACTAAGTCTTGGAATTGGGGACATGAAACCATTGCTGAGCTCGATAACCGCCGTAACTGGAAGGTTGAGCAGGTTAAAGTGGTGCACCATGCACTGCTTGATGCCTTGATGCTGAGCTACCGTAATCTGATTCAATTTGCGCGTCGTAACGACATCACTTCGGCAATCAGCCCACAAGATATCAGCATCTTGGCACGTAAGCTTTACGCTGCGTTTGAGGTATTGCCAGGTAAAGTGACACTGCTGAACCCACAAATCTCTCCGGATCTGCATGAACCAGATTTGAGCTTCATCGAAGTTCGTCAGGGTCAGTCGAATAAAGCGGGGTGGTATTTGTATAAGCAGCCACTGGTTGCACACCGCATTCTTGGCCAGCCTTCTCTTGAACACCATGAGTACTTGAGTAAGTTGGTTGCTTGGTCATTCTTTAATGGCTTGATTACAGAATCGACGCGTTTGCACTCTGTGGTTCGTGATGCTCACATTGATATCGATAAGTTCTATCAAATGGTGAGCGACCTGCGTAATACGTTTTCTTTGCGTAAGCGTCGCCCAAGTATGCAAGCACTGGCGAGCCCGTGTGAGATAAGCCAGCTAGCGATGTTCATCAACTTTGAAAATGACCCGACGTCTGAATTAAGTGGTCGTGCATTAAAAGTGGACCTCAAGAACGCCGATATCTTCAGCTTTGGTGAAGAAGGTAAGAGCTTAGTCGGCAGTGTCGACTTAGTTTATCGTAACTCTTGGCATGAAGTACGTACGCTGCATTTCCAAGGTGATACGGCAATGCTGGATGCGCTGAAGACGGTACTTGGCAAAATGCACCAAGATGCGCTGCCACCAGAGTCGGTTGATGTGTTCTGTTACAGCAAAAACCTGCGTGGTGTGATGCGTAACATGGTGTATCAACTGCTTGCTGAGTGTATCGATTTACGATTGAAACCGATTGAACCCGAGAAGCGCCGCCGCTTTAAGGCTATTCGTTTAGCTAATAAGATGTTTGGTCTGTTCTTCGAACGTCGTGGTGTGTCGGTACAGATGTTGGAAAACTCGGTCGATTTCTACCGTAGCATCTCAACCAATAAGCTCAAAGGCTCACCTTTACTGATGCTCGATAAAGAGCAAGAGTATCAGCTACCAGAAGTGGTGGATGGTTTTGCGAGTGAGGGCTTGATTCAGTTCTTTTTCGAAGATACCGACAAAGGCTTCAATATTTATGTATTGGACGAGTCGAACCAAGTTGAGGTCTACCACCAGTACAGCGGTGAAAAAGATGAGATGATCGCGAGCGTGAATTCTTTCTACACATCGGTAAAAGATGAGTCGAAGATGTCGTCTAAGTTGATTAACTTTAACCTACCTCAGTACTACCAAATCGTTCATCCTGAAGAAGGCAATTCTTACGTTGTGCCTTATCGTAACGATGCAATTTTAGCTTCTCGGAGCTCAAAGATAGTCAACATCTAG
- the cyaY gene encoding iron donor protein CyaY, translated as MNETEFHQLVDIQMQNIEEAIDESEADIDYEVTGNVMTLEFENRSQIIINRQEPMKEIWLASKSGGFHFKLVDDKWTCSKTGMELFEMVKEECVKHAGEEIDWV; from the coding sequence ATGAACGAGACTGAATTTCATCAGCTGGTCGATATACAGATGCAAAACATCGAAGAAGCTATCGATGAATCAGAGGCAGATATTGATTACGAAGTGACTGGTAACGTGATGACGCTGGAGTTTGAGAACCGCAGCCAAATCATCATTAACCGCCAAGAACCAATGAAAGAAATCTGGTTAGCGTCTAAATCTGGTGGCTTTCACTTCAAGCTAGTTGACGACAAGTGGACATGTTCAAAGACGGGCATGGAGCTGTTTGAGATGGTTAAAGAAGAATGCGTGAAGCACGCAGGTGAAGAGATCGATTGGGTCTAA
- the lptM gene encoding LPS translocon maturation chaperone LptM — protein sequence MKKLITALFMMSVIGLSGCGQTGPLYDPDEVQQTEQSQ from the coding sequence ATGAAAAAATTAATTACTGCTCTATTTATGATGTCCGTTATTGGACTTTCTGGTTGTGGTCAAACGGGTCCTTTGTACGATCCTGATGAAGTTCAGCAAACCGAACAATCACAATAA